In Gimesia benthica, a single window of DNA contains:
- a CDS encoding tetratricopeptide repeat protein has translation MQRLIHTCCLSMFCLSLIGTGDVFAADRSIQNFVSQREQWNKLLGVTQTLEGRVSTYNSLSMRFRNCPIPFYFAGKVPRLDDSFQNVEVTGQLARENGRLLFKITSLKKLPGDLEHFVTEQSKIDLSDPRDWYELANWGQQRAEFYNDEELKQKALNAFRRGVEAEYSQLRVKQPENLMKLAEKAQEFKLDPRLAEAYRHEALVLEWEQLKKQKDSNADPVRAQLIKLFPKSITPLKADQPAERKRYLADQVAEFQKANPEQRQQMFRWFYSQIVLDQILKGLAEGGSNGFKIAADIKKQLPERPDLARQYEQMQLSFDFHRIDELPRQYVLDLAKEYQQRGDQTKAKQTLENWVEARRKKLEPGDADGRVSVARDLMELTGNRPGAVKLLLQAWELNPKSTETATMLGRLGYMLHEDKWLDPQEVKEFRDDPIRKAIRNGTVVAGMNRDQVKKALGAPTQVSRSISGGAINELWIYGEAGNQGLIIQLSRKQRADEFKVIRIKNAAAAAGGIVPETSTVE, from the coding sequence ATGCAACGCCTGATACACACCTGCTGTCTGTCTATGTTCTGCCTGTCGTTGATCGGCACGGGTGATGTCTTCGCCGCCGACCGCAGTATCCAGAACTTTGTGAGTCAGCGCGAACAATGGAATAAACTGCTGGGCGTGACGCAGACGCTGGAAGGACGCGTTTCAACGTACAACTCGCTGTCAATGCGGTTCCGTAACTGCCCGATCCCCTTCTACTTTGCCGGGAAGGTGCCCCGGCTGGATGACAGCTTTCAGAATGTGGAAGTGACCGGTCAACTGGCCCGCGAGAACGGACGGCTGCTGTTTAAGATTACATCGCTCAAAAAATTACCGGGCGACCTGGAGCATTTCGTTACCGAACAATCCAAAATCGATTTGAGTGATCCCCGCGACTGGTATGAACTCGCGAACTGGGGACAGCAGCGGGCTGAGTTTTATAACGACGAGGAACTCAAACAGAAAGCACTCAATGCATTTCGCAGAGGCGTCGAAGCCGAATACAGCCAGCTGCGGGTCAAGCAGCCGGAGAACCTGATGAAACTGGCTGAGAAGGCACAGGAATTCAAACTGGATCCCCGGCTGGCAGAGGCCTACCGGCACGAAGCCCTGGTTCTCGAATGGGAACAGCTGAAAAAACAGAAAGATTCCAATGCGGACCCCGTCCGCGCGCAGCTGATCAAACTGTTTCCCAAAAGTATTACCCCGCTCAAAGCCGATCAGCCGGCTGAACGCAAACGCTATCTCGCAGACCAGGTGGCCGAGTTTCAAAAAGCAAACCCGGAGCAGCGGCAGCAGATGTTTCGCTGGTTCTATTCACAGATTGTGCTCGATCAGATTCTCAAAGGACTCGCTGAAGGGGGGAGTAACGGCTTCAAGATCGCCGCAGATATCAAAAAACAGCTGCCCGAACGACCTGACCTTGCCAGACAGTATGAGCAGATGCAGCTCAGCTTTGACTTCCATCGGATTGACGAACTCCCCCGACAGTACGTTCTGGATCTGGCGAAAGAATACCAGCAGCGCGGCGATCAGACCAAAGCGAAGCAGACCCTGGAAAACTGGGTGGAAGCCCGTCGGAAGAAACTTGAGCCCGGCGATGCGGATGGCCGCGTGAGTGTGGCCCGCGACCTGATGGAGCTGACGGGGAACAGGCCCGGGGCAGTTAAACTTCTGCTGCAGGCCTGGGAACTGAATCCCAAATCGACGGAAACCGCAACCATGCTGGGACGGCTGGGGTATATGTTGCATGAAGATAAATGGCTCGATCCCCAGGAAGTTAAGGAGTTTCGCGACGACCCGATTCGCAAGGCGATTCGCAACGGTACTGTGGTCGCCGGCATGAACCGGGATCAGGTTAAGAAAGCACTGGGAGCGCCAACACAGGTCAGTCGCAGTATTTCCGGCGGGGCGATCAATGAGCTCTGGATCTATGGTGAAGCCGGGAACCAGGGGCTGATCATTCAG